One genomic window of Syngnathoides biaculeatus isolate LvHL_M chromosome 13, ASM1980259v1, whole genome shotgun sequence includes the following:
- the LOC133510928 gene encoding uncharacterized protein LOC133510928, whose protein sequence is MGIRSDIRVKNRQPWKLHCKSCHRTSGRSAQNMRESGIHSNMSDTSLIDDSISQIGARERRINYNQFHARKSVKSRRQTKNLPFNIERKGQRKTRRTDVVKMSRNVERVVEEKQKGKLQASGLLKSKLLGKIKVHPKRKTDQKRSNSQERKERKQGKRYPVQLEGIDSSGRKSKGSSKKWKKTSDSEGLLKDEDKKDVEKNEKVKTAFSLQDIERKAEGDQRDTQGKAQLAAITTATSTTHSSHPARADGASIVGQGLTVPHQGAGVVPRSPQLSSQQPFLFSAIDIIHSTDNSTFPIMEDSRSMSLSGASGSRQEVFTSPGTSILTNAGYANILQSSVLQTTPLHGSLPIGLGPIIELHPSHSQTLSQSQMDIDSLTHEQCVNSAPNLYQGPQTGGHPTSQVSESEPPNSFLPINLTECINSSTRVTPQVPK, encoded by the coding sequence aTGGGCATTAGGTCTGATATTCGTGTTAAGAATAGACAACCTTGGAAGCTCCATTGCAAGAGCTGCCACAGAACATCTGGGAGGTCAGCACAGAATATGAGAGAAAGTGGCATTCACTCGAACATGAGCGACACCTCCCTAATTGATGATTCAATCTCTCAAATTGGCGCTCGGGAGAGACGTATCAACTACAACCAGTTTCATGCAAGGAAAAGCGTGAAATCAAGAAGGCAAACAAAAAATCTGCCATTCAATATTGAAAGAAAAGGTCAAAGAAAGACAAGGAGGACTGATGTAGTGAAGATGTCCAGAAAtgtggaaagagtagtggaggaaaAACAGAAAGGAAAGCTACAGGCCAGCGGCTTGCTGAAGTCTAAACTACTCGGAAAGATAAAAGTCCATCCGAAAAGGAAAACTGATCAGAAGAGGAGCAACTCTCaggagagaaaagagagaaagcAAGGTAAAAGATATCCAGTACAGTTGGAAGGTATAGACAGCTCAGGGAGGAAATCAAAAGGAAGCagcaagaaatggaaaaaaacatcagacAGTGAGGGATTGCTCAAGGATGAGGACAAAaaggatgtggaaaaaaatgagaaagtcAAGACAGCATTCAGTCTGCAAGATATCGAGCGTAAGGCAGAAGGTGACCAAAGAGATACACAAGGAAAGGCCCAACTCGCAGCAATAACTACAGCTACTAGCACCACACACTCGTCTCACCCCGCCAGAGCAGATGGCGCCTCCATCGTGGGGCAGGGTCTTACTGTTCCTCATCAGGGTGCTGGAGTAGTTCCCCGAAGCCCTCAGCTTTCCTCTCAGCAACCGTTTCTTTTTTCTGCTATTGACATAATTCATTCAACGGACAATAGTACCTTTCCTATCATGGAGGATAGTAGGTCTATGTCATTGAGCGGTGCTTCAGGCAGTAGGCAAGAAGTGTTCACATCACCCGGGACCTCAATCCTCACAAATGCAGGATATGCCAATATTTTGCAGTCAAGTGTGTTGCAGACTACACCGCTTCATGGTTCCCTGCCTATAGGACTTGGACCCATCATCGAACTTCATCCTTCCCACAGCCAAACTCTCTCTCAAAGCCAGATGGATATTGACAGCTTGACTCATGAACAATGCGTAAATTCAGCACCAAACCTGTATCAAGGTCCTCAGACTGGAGGTCACCCAACTTCTCAAGTGTCTGAATCTGAACCTCCAAACTCCTTTCTCCCAATTAACTTAACTGAATGTATAAATAGTTCAACAAGGGTAACCCCTCAGGTTCCCAAATAA